The Impatiens glandulifera unplaced genomic scaffold, dImpGla2.1, whole genome shotgun sequence genome has a window encoding:
- the LOC124918208 gene encoding uncharacterized protein LOC124918208, with amino-acid sequence MSSTTFATFPMIISSYSAGSNHRKSNQNRNKAPSSSTNSSRWWFPVFGWTAAADPSNKINNEESVGNDSEAADLSGSRFPPLGCFTEKKAKQLRRKTVEIASFHDVMYHSAIASRLASDSSDL; translated from the coding sequence ATGTCTAGCACAACATTTGCTACATTTCCAATGATCATCTCATCCTACTCCGCTGGCTCTAACCATAGAAAGTCCAATCAAAACCGCAACAAGGCACCGTCCTCCTCCACCAACTCAAGTCGCTGGTGGTTCCCGGTCTTCGGATGGACAGCAGCTGCGGATCCTAGCAACAAGATTAATAATGAAGAATCGGTTGGAAATGATTCTGAAGCTGCAGATCTGTCCGGATCTCGCTTCCCCCCACTTGGATGCTTTACTGAAAAGAAGGCGAAGCAACTGCGAAGGAAGACCGTGGAGATTGCTTCGTTTCATGATGTAATGTATCATTCTGCAATCGCATCTCGCCTTGCTTCTGACTCATCTGATCTATAA
- the LOC124918209 gene encoding putative U-box domain-containing protein 42, translated as MSSNGSYWISRDGESNAPIAVLSSSSIEEITASLENLEEESDRFVELGCYFYRMSLVILELQTSNTALDIMEMLSRRIDSAKEIVVKRQANDVMEKKLREVIYNMGRDLSSIPSKTFHDLEFVELSIKSLSKEMTSARVFEITEPKETEEEEEVDVKDISTPLPIVEVDTDLYSAVSIDDKYISTPSREVLPMVEVETDLYSVSIDYSIENFPSSKGNRLRNSFSYGNVSPGGNLSSLPKMAQYMEPHYEAFFCPLTNKIMDEPVTLETGATFERAAIVDWLGRFKDPKDFVCPKTGNKLLNRSLSTNIALKATIEEWKERNEVARVKCARAALSLANSESMVLEAMNELESISQRKNSSRLMIREMGILSLLVRFLMYRDRNVRCSTLQLLLQLAQDDEGKEMVFRTVDMTIVIRMLSSGHQPIRNASLSLLKELSCTQSMAEKIGSITGGILMLITIKYRESVDASASEKAGDVLKNLEKCSINVKRMAENGFLEPLLRHLAEGTEEMKTEMANYLAEVVLGHESKTVVAEKASPALIKMVQSDNYMTRNAAFKALNQISSYKPNATVLVEAGIVKNMVEEIFLRNTHKSEYSPLNSRIEASTVLANLIESEVELDNVRVNQDGHSITSEYMIYNIISLLKNTTPDGLNINLIRVLFCLMKSERTSSAIISVVKETDASYSLIELINNPTDELSVAATKLLISLSPYMGNTLAERLCKTRGQPENLIVFPSEMNRITEKQTVSANFLAKLPHQNLQLNLNLLNKNTVPVVLQRIKEIQTTSIRTSRHANSYLEGLVGILVRFTSTLYDYQILILAKTYNLTSVFTDLLAKTSSDEIRKLSAIGLENLSLQSSNLSKLPPAKKRKLLQVFLRKCGSFRQTKETEPFICSVHRGVCSAQDTFCLVEAKAVERLLACLESEKTEVIEAVLSALSTLLKENVVIEKSVIVLNGLNAMEYLLSVVREHREEVLWRKVFWIMERLLIGDGSDRSVVSDTLSRDKLLPSILVNAFHHGDGYTRQTAENILRYLNRMPNFTSDVTMTMSM; from the exons ATGTCGAGCAATGGATCATATTGGATATCG CGAGATGGAGAGAGCAATGCTCCGATCGCGGTTTTGTCATCATCTTCCATTGAAGAGATCACTGCATCACTTGAGAATTTGGAAGAAGAATCCGACCGTTTCGTCGAACTTGGATGTTACTTCTATCGGATGTCATTAGTCATTTTGGAACTACAAACTTCCAATACAGCGTTGGATATTATGGAGATGTTATCTAGAAGAATCGATTCGGCTAAGGAAATAGTCGTCAAACGCCAAGCAAATGATGTTATGGAGAAGAAACTGAGAGAGGTTATTTACAATATGGGAAGAGATTTGAGTTCAATACCGTCGAAGACGTTTcatgatctcgaattcgtagaaCTATCAATTAAATCACTTTCTAAGGAGATGACAAGCGCAAGAGTTTTCGAGATAACAGAGCCAAAGgaaactgaagaagaagaagaagttgatgTCAAAGATATCTCTACTCCACTACCAATAGTTGAAGTAGATACCGATCTATACTCGGCGGTAAGCATTGATGACAAATATATTTCTACTCCATCGAGAGAGGTACTACCAATGGTTGAAGTAGAGACCGATCTATACTCGGTAAGCATTGATTATTCAATCGAGAATTTCCCATCATCAAAGGGAAATCGACTAAGAAACAGCTTTAGCTATGGAAATGTAAGCCCGGGAGGAAACCTATCGTCTTTACCTAAAATGGCTCAATACATGGAGCCACATTACGAAGCCTTCTTTTGCCCTTTGACTAACAAGATTATGGATGAGCCGGTCACATTAGAAACCGGAGCAACTTTTGAGAGAGCTGCCATTGTCGATTGGCTTGGAAGATTCAAGGACCCGAAAGACTTTGTTTGTCCCAAGACAGGTAACAAGTTGTTGAATAGATCTTTGAGTACAAACATAGCTCTGAAAGCCACGATTGAGGAATGGAAGGAAAGGAATGAGGTCGCGAGAGTTAAGTGTGCTAGGGCAGCACTTTCGCTTGCCAACAGCGAATCTATGGTCTTGGAAGCAATGAACGAGCTTGAGAGCATATCGCAGAGGAAGAACAGTAGTAGGTTAATGATCCGGGAAATGGGGATATTATCGTTGTTGGTTCGGTTCTTGATGTATAGAGATAGAAACGTGAGATGTTCTACGCTTCAACTTCTCCTTCAACTCGCTCAAGACGACGAGGGAAAG GAAATGGTATTCAGGACAGTGGACATGACTATTGTGATCAGGATGCTGTCCAGCGGCCATCAGCCCATAAGAAACGCATCCTTATCACTGCTTAAGGAGCTGTCATGCACACAGTCTATGGCGGAGAAGATAGGTTCGATCACAGGAGGAATTCTGATGCTGATCACCATCAAATACAGGGAGTCTGTTGATGCCTCTGCTTCAGAGAAAGCAGGAGATGTTTTGAAGAACTTGGAGAAATGTTCTATCAATGTAAAGAGAATGGCGGAAAATGGTTTCCTAGAACCACTACTGAGACATCTAGCCGAAG GTACAGAAGAGATGAAAACGGAGATGGCGAATTACCTGGCAGAGGTTGTTCTAGGTCATGAAAGCAAAACCGTGGTGGCTGAGAAGGCTTCACCAGCTTTAATCAAAATGGTGCAGAGTGATAACTACATGACGAGAAACGCAGCATTCAAAGCTTTAAACCAGATCTCATCTTACAAACCGAATGCAACAGTTCTGGTGGAGGCAGGAATAGTGAAGAACATGGTTGAAGAGATATTTCTTAGAAATACCCACAAATCAGAGTACTCACCATTAAACTCGAGAATTGAAGCTTCTACGGTTCTTGCAAACTTGATAGAATCAGAAGTCGAACTGGACAACGTGCGAGTAAATCAAGATGGACATTCGATTACTTCTGAATATATGATCTACAATATAATCAGCTTGCTCAAGAACACGACTCCAGACGGACTCAACATCAATCTCATTAGAGTACTGTTTTGTCTGATGAAATCGGAGAGAACCTCGTCTGCGATTATCTCAGTTGTGAAGGAAACGGACGCTAGCTACAGTTTGATCGAGCTCATCAACAATCCAACCGACGAGCTTTCTGTTGCAGCAACTAAGCTACTCATTTCATTATCTCCTTACATGGGAAACACATTGGCAGAACGACTATGCAAAACCAGAGGACAACCAGAGAACCTAATCGTGTTTCCGTCTGAAATGAATCGAATAACGGAAAAACAAACAGTTTCAGCCAATTTCCTAGCTAAGCTACCTCATCAGAATCTTCAACTGAATTTAAATCTCTTAAACAAGAATACAGTACCTGTTGTTCTTCAGAGAATCAAAGAAATCCAAACCACCTCCATTAGAACAAGCAGGCATGCGAATTCCTACTTAGAAGGATTAGTCGGAATCCTAGTCCGATTCACGTCCACTCTCTACGACTACCAAATACTTATTCTCGCGAAAACCTACAATCTAACATCGGTGTTCACAGACTTACTTGCGAAGACATCGAGTGACGAGATCCGGAAGCTATCAGCGATCGGACTTGAAAATCTCTCGTTGCAATCATCCAACCTATCAAAACTTCCTCCAGCGAAGAAACGCAAGCTTCTGCAAGTATTCCTGAGAAAATGCGGTTCGTTTCGTCAAACGAAAGAAACTGAACCGTTTATCTGTTCAGTTCATAGAGGAGTTTGTTCTGCACAGGATACATTCTGTCTAGTGGAAGCGAAGGCGGTGGAGAGGCTTTTAGCATGTTTGGAGAGCGAGAAGACGGAGGTGATTGAGGCGGTGTTATCAGCACTAAGCACATTGTTGAAGGAAAACGTTGTGATTGAGAAGAGTGTGATCGTGTTGAACGGATTGAATGCGATGGAGTATTTGTTGAGTGTAGTGAGAGAACATAGAGAAGAGGTGTTATGGAGGAAGGTGTTTTGGATAATGGAAAGGCTATTGATCGGCGATGGAAGTGATAGATCTGTTGTTTCTGATACTCTATCTAGGGATAAATTGCTTCCTTCGATTTTGGTAAATGCGTTTCATCATGGAGATGGATATACAAGACAGACGGCTGAGAATATATTGAGATATTTGAATAGGATGCCTAATTTCACCTCAGATGTCACCATGACAATGTCAATgtag
- the LOC124918207 gene encoding uncharacterized protein LOC124918207 → MSSTTFTTFPMIISSSSAGSNHRKSNQNRNRAAPSSSTNSSRWWFPLFGWTAAADPSNKINNEESVGSDSEAADLSGSRFPPLGCFTEKKAKQLRRKTVEIASFHDVMYHSAIASRLASDSSDL, encoded by the coding sequence ATGTCTAGCACAACATTTACTACATTTCCAATGATCATCTCATCCTCCTCCGCTGGCTCTAACCATAGAAAGTCCAATCAAAACCGCAACAGGGCGGCACCGTCCTCCTCCACCAACTCAAGCCGCTGGTGGTTCCCGCTATTCGGATGGACAGCAGCTGCGGATCCTAGCAACAAGATTAATAATGAAGAATCGGTTGGAAGTGATTCTGAAGCTGCAGATCTGTCCGGATCTCGCTTCCCCCCACTTGGATGTTTTACTGAAAAGAAGGCGAAGCAACTGCGAAGGAAGACTGTGGAGATTGCTTCGTTTCATGATGTAATGTATCATTCTGCAATCGCATCTCGCCTTGCTTCTGACTCATCTGATCTATAA